The stretch of DNA GGTGCATTATTTTTGGGAGAGTTCACTTTGTCGGACACTTCATATGCTTCGAGCAAGCCATTTTCCAATGGAATTAAAAACGGTCTCAACTCATCCACATGATTCAAATTTGGATTTAACCACTTTTGTTCATCTTCTTGTTTAAGAATGACTGGCATCCGATCATGAAAGGATGACATCAATTCATTCGCTTCGGTTGTAAGAATGGTGCATGTGTGAACAAGGTTGCCTTTTGCGTCTTTCCACGACTCCCATAATCCTGCCATCGCAAAGAGATCATCGTTTTTCATTTTAATACGCATCGGAATTTTGCGTTCTTCCGTACGTTTCCATTCATAAAATGAGTCTGCGACAATTAGGCATCTTCTCTTCTTGAAAGCTTCACGAAAACTTGGTTTTTCATGTACAGTTTCCGCTCTGGCATTAATCATTTTAAAAGCGATTTTCGGATCATTTGCCCATGATGGAACAAGCCCCCACTTTAAAAAGCCCAAACGGTTTTTCTTACCATCATTTATCACGGAAAGGACCATTTGGGAAGGTGCAATATTGTAGCTTTCTTCATAATCTTCTTCATCAAAAGTGGCTTCACCAAAACGTTCTTCAATGATTCGAAATTCTGCAAACAAACTGTAACGTCCACACATATTTACTTCCACTCCCTTTCTTTTAGAATCAATTCGCTACAATTAATTGATTTCCTTTATTCACAAAAACAAAAACCGCCCTTTCTCAGCCGAGAGATGGACGGTTTGTATTGATAAAGATTTATTGATTGATATACAACTCAAATGTATCTGTAAAGTCTTTTTTTGCGTATTTGGAGCGATTTTCCTGCATCCAGTCATGTGCGAAACGAGTGATTTCTTCAAACGATTGAGCAGGCGTTACTTCATCATTTCCAATACGCCCCATCGACTGGGATGCGTAAGATAAACTGTTTTCTGCAATGGCGTACTTTTTCTCGTTTTCTTTTACTTCAATAGAAATCGCAAACAACACTTTATACAAATCTTTAATTTCTGCCAAAAAGCGTTTATGGATATCCACTGTCATAGGGATGCTACCGATGGTAAATTTAATTTCCACGTCCAAATCAATTGTTCCGGCCGTTTCCAAGGTAACATTTGTAATCGGATGGTATGCATAGTCAAAACGTTTGAGTGTGCGTTTCTTGCTGATGGCATTTGCTCCATCCACATGAATCAGCGCTTTGTTTGTAAAACAATACTCGTCTGCTTTTGTCTTAATCAGGAAGAAGATTTCTTCACCCGATTCATGCATAAGAAAATCATCAGACTCCGTTTTATCAAAATCCGCTTTCGGTACGACAATTCCAATATCAGATAAACCAAGTGCATCTGCTGCTAATTTTTTAAACAAGTGTATTCCTCCCGACAATCTAGACTTCTCTTATACATACGAATTAATTCGCTGAAGGTTTCAAAGATAAGGACCAAAGGTAATTTGGTCCTTATCTTCCCTACCAACAACATTATTTAACAGAGTGAACCAAAGAAAATGTGGATAACTTCGTGGATATTCGAAAATGGTGTTGGATTACTTTTCTTTCATAATCCACTTATAGTAAAAGACAATCAGTACGACGAAACCACCAAGTGCCATATACAAGTTTGCATATCCCATATACGCTACGGCAATGCCAAGCACAAAGGACCCTACTGCAATGCCTGTATCAAAAAGTGTAAAGAATGTGGCAGTTGCATAAGCACTTCTTCTGTTCGGCGATGCCTGAATGGCAAGCGTTTGGAAACTCGGCAATAACGTACCGTAACCCAAACCGATCAACGCGCCTGCCAGTAGTAACATCCAGGCAGACGAAGCCAAACTGAGGACAAACAAGCCTGCTGCAAAAATCAGGATCGAGGGAATGATGATGATATTCGGTCCCATTGTATCAAACAGTCTTCCTGTGATAGGTCGTGAAATGAGCATTGCTGCTGCAAAGACTAGAAAGAAGTAACTGGCTGTTTCAATTAACCCGATTGACTGTGCATATAACGAGATGAATGACATGATACTCGCATATGCAAACGAAACGAATATCCCTACAGACGAAATTGCAAGTGCCTTACGTTCAAATAGATCAGACCAACTCAGTTTACGCTTAGCACTAGGCTGAATTGCTTGAAGGGTATCTTTAACAAAAACCCCACAAAGCCAACCAATAATCATAATCACACCAAATATCAAAAATATGGAATGATACGAAATAAGCGGTTGAAGGGTCAAGGCAATAAACGGGCCAACGACAACTGCCAAGTTCATCGACATGCCAAAGTAGCCAAGTCCTTCTCCTCTTCGTTCGGGAGGAACAATATCCGCTGCAATCGACAACGTCACTGTTGTGGCTATGCTGAATGAAACGCCATGAATAAATCGTAAAATAAGTAGCAACTTGATGTCTTCCGTCAATACATAGGAAAATGTAGAAACTGCAAATGCAAGCATACTTAATCCCAACATGCGTTTTCTACCGAACTTCTCGAGGATCAGACCAGAAAAAGGCCGGACGAGAATGACAGATAACAGGAAGATGGTCGTGACAAGCCCTGCTTTGGAAACGGTTCCTCCTGGCAGATCAAGAGCATACATGGGCATTAACGTTAACAATGCATAAAACACTACAAATATGAAAAAGTTACTGACGGCAATGTTGATGAAACTTTTTGTCCATATGGATGATTTATTTGATTGCTTATTCATAATCCTTACCTAATTTCTTTAACAGTCGGGTCAGTTCATTTACTTCATCGTCTGACAATGACTGCAACAATCTACCTTCAACTTCCGCAATTTTCCCTTCAATTTTTGGAATCAAATACATCGCTTCTTCTGTCAACTCGACAATTCTCTCCCTTTTGTCTTTGCCTTCCTTACGGATGATGAAGTTCCGTTGTTCCAACTTCACCAAAGTTCTCGTTACAGTTGGAGCTTCGACATTTAAATACTGCCAAATTTCGGTCTGTGTCATGATACCGAATCGCTTCAGGCAAAACAGAATGGACCACTGTGCGCTATATAATCCAAAATCTTTTAACGCTTCGTTTACTTCCTTATTTGACAATCGTGCTTTCTGATGCATTTCGTGAAACACTAAATTCTTCATCGTCATCTCTTTTCTTATTATTTACCTAGGTAAATAATTTACTATTCTAGTATATAATTTTAAATAAAAAGAGTAAAGAAAAAACCTGCAGTTCGCAGGTTTCAGCTTTAATGGCTTCATTTATTTCAATGCACCAGCACTCAGAATTGTTGTTTCGGCTTTAATTTCAAATTCAGCTTTGGCCATTAATTGTTGGGTCAAATCACTGGGCCAATCTCCCTTATAACGCATACGCATAGTCTCAAACAACCCAGTAGGCTCAATCGATAATTGCCGACATTTTTCCAACAGAATTCGCACATCTTTCTCAATACTTTTACTTACCTCTTTTTCGAGATTTGCCAATTCATGATCGTTCGCCAGATTTTTCCCGCCTTCGTATTCACTTAAATTCCCTTCAAATTCCATGGTAATAAAGACCTTCGGTGAATTAAAGTTTTGATTGGTCTTAATTTTAGCTTTCGATTTAATAAATTCCAAAGCAACTTTCTCTTTTTCATCATTATCGAGAGTGGTGGTAAGTACAGAGAGCTTCTTCTGTCCACGCAGTATTTGTATGGCCTTCCCTTCTTGTTGTGTAAACATGGTTACCATCTCTCCATCAGCAAATACAGCAATTCCTTTAATATGGATGATGCCTTCTTTATATTCGACATAAGGGGCAATTGAATCCAGCAGTGGATTCGTTTCGTCATAGACAAAGTCATGAATCGTTGTGAACGGACTAAAGTACGTATATTGTCTTGGTTGGAATAAATTGTTGAGATAGACACTTGTATTCTGTTTATCGGGATAATCTTTCCTCAATAATTCTTCGGCCGAATCTTTAACTACAGCCACAAAAGTGTTCGATCGCACTTCCGTATCCTTATATAAAAACTCTACCATTTCTTTCATTTGACCTTTTTCAGCAAATTCTTCACTGAATAAGGCGACACGAAGTTGTTCCAAAGTAACGGCTTTATCTGCTTTGGATGCGATTTCAACCAGCCCTTTATGGAGCATGTCTGTTTCTACTGTAATTGCTTGTGTATGCTTCATGGCTTCTGTGGCAGGCTGGGGCATGATAACGGTTATTTTCATTTTATCCTCATCAATATAATCGAAAGCTATGACACTGATCATCCCCAATCTCTCCAGGGAGGGTTGAGAACCTTGCTCAGTAGAACAGCCACTCAGCAAGAGAAGGAGAGAAACCACAAATAGCATCAGGTAATTTTTCATTTCTTCGCCTCTTTCTTCTTCCTTCTGACCAAATGCAACAGGCATAACAGGATGGGCCATAATATTAGGCCGTAACTCACATAGAATATTTTTTCATATAATGCTTTCCTCATCAGCTGTGAAATCGGGAGATTGATTATGATATACGTCATCACAGCCATGACATAAATATGATATTGACTGTTTTTATTGCGGACAGAGTCCATCCCTTTCTTTGCTGTCCATAAATAAGCGCCAGCCGTCGTTAAGATTAAAAATACCCAAATGGTAATACCAAACGTATCGATTCGCTCGACAAACGCTAAGTCCACAGCCTGGAACAGTTTAAGTACAGGAAAGAGCACATGTTCAAGCTGCCATTCCGAAAAATACATAACGCCTACAATGGTGACCGCCAAATAAAAAGAGGTCGTCAGCCAAATGCCAATGGAAGCATGTTTGAAAGCTTTTTCTGGTTTACGTATATAAGGAAAATAAAACATGATCAATTCATACCCTACCAATGTGTTGTAGCCTTTTTTGGTTGCATCCCAGAATTCCGATGCCGTGAAATTAAAAAGAGGCAATAGATGGCGGATTTCTCCCTCTGCAATGCCCCATCGCAAAAAATAGATCATCCATCCCGTTAAAAAGAACGTCAGTATACAAAACCTGGCAAGTGACTTGATGCCCCCTTTAATGATGAACACTGTCAACAAGATGAACAAAATTAAATGTCCTGTCATCAACCGCCCGGGCAAAGCAGTGCTTTGGATGAGATCCAGGTAATTTTGAATGACCGCAGCAAAAAGCACAGTGGCATACAAAATCAACAAACTATTTAATGTCTTCCCAATCCATTTTCCGAACAATTTTTCATGAATGTCAAACAAGTCATCATCTTTGTACTGCAAGGCCAACCAAATTATGGGGATGAGTGTTGCATTTGCAACTAGTCCAAAAAGAACAGGCAACCACCATTGACCATAGCCAACGGGACTCAAAGAGTTATTCAGGGACAACAAACCCATGCCTACCATGATATTTTGCACTAGGAAAACTACGTGGTACCCATTCAACACCTTCTTTTTAGTTACATCCACATTCAATCACCCTTCTATTTTGTAGGCTTATTCACTTTCTTAGCTCTAGACATGCCTGTTCTCTTTTGGAGAAACGCCAATGGAAAACGAACAATGCTGTCTCTCAGGTCAGACCATGAGCGCGGTATCACTGGCGTCATATATGGTGTGCCGAGTGATGTTAAATTCAGTAAGTGGTTGAATAACCAGGCAAGAGCCAGCATTTGACCAAGCAAACCAAATAATCCTGCTGCCAAAATGAAAATGTATCGAACAAATCGACTGGCATTGCTCATGAGGAAATTTGGCATCAGGAATGACAATAAAGCGGAAACCGCTACAAGCACAATGAGTGTATTACTGACAAGTCCTGCTTCAACTGCTGCCGTCCCTATAACGATACCGCCTACAATACCAATTGTTTGACCAATTTTTGTAGGCATCCGCGATCCGGCTTCTCTCAGAATCTCAATTACCAATTCAATGAACAACACTTCAATCACAGGAGGAAATGGCACTCTGCTTCTAGATTCCTGGATCATGATTAATAGTTCAAATGGAAGAATGCCTGGATGATAGGAAAGAGCCGAGATATACATAGGTGTAAGCATAATGGTAATAAAGAATCCTGTGAATCGTAATATACGCAAAAGAGTAGCTGTGGTCCACCGGTTATAAAAGTCTTCAGATGAATTGAACATTTCGATAAATGATGAAGGACAAACCATTACAGTTTGACTATTTTCCATTGCAATAACAATTCGCCCATCAAGTAGTGAGCCGACAGCAACATCCGGTCTGGACGTTGCACCATATTGGGGAAATGGGGAAAAGGGATTGTCTTCTACCAATTGTTTAAGCATGGTGATATCCAGAAAACCCGTGTAATCCAGCTTTTCGATGCGGTCCTGAATTCGCTGAAGGTTTTCATCATTCACAAGATGTTCAATATACATAACCGATATTTTTGTATTCGTTTCCGTCCCGATTGTATATTCTTTACTTTTCAATCCCGTTTGCTGAATTCTTCTTTTTATTAAAGATAAGTTTGTGTTCAAGGATTCTGTAAATGCATCTTGTGGTCCAATTACGCTGGACTCCATTTCCGAGCTGGAAATGGCTCGTACTGGAGGACTGAATGTTTGAGCTTTTAAATATTGTAGTTTGTCATGATGATAGATAACCGTATTGCCATTGACAATGGACATAAGTATCTTTTGCTTATTCCAACCTTCCATTGCATCAAAAGACTTCAAGACTTCTCCCTGATCATTAACTAGCGGCAGGATGATGGCTTTATGTAAAATCAACGGATCAATCAGCGTGCTCAAATAGACAACTGTAACAAGACCTTCTTTTGTTTGATAATCTTTGAAAACTGCATCATCAATATCTTTGAGCTCGTCTTTAATAGATGCTAGGGAAACAGGTTTCAATTCAGGTTGTGTTGGTGTTGGTGTTGGTGATTGTGATTGTGATTGAGGTTGAGGTTGAGGTTGAGATGATAACTTGTTTTTGCTCTCTACAACCACTTGCCGTGCACGTTTCCATATTTTCATCCGATCACTTCCCTTTACATTGGAGGCATTTCTATTTGATGTAAGTCTTGACTACTGAAGGAAAGTTTATTCGAAACAACGTAAGTGTTGACATACACAGCAAATTCCCGTAAACTAACTTACATAAAGTAACTAGCTTTTAAAATGTAACCGAAAAGGAGAATGATTATGACATTCCATCAACATCCAACCACTTATACAAAGCATGTCCAATTACAAGTAGCGGACTTATCTCGCTCTACTATTTTTTACGAAAACATATTGGGACTTCGTATTTTGGTTCAAACAAAATCAATTGTCAGTTTTACTACTAACGGACAAGATGCTATCTTAACAATTGAACAACCTATAGAAGTCAGCAACCACCCCACAAACGCTGCAGGACTGTACCATATGGCCTTGCTACTGCCTTCCAAGAAAGAACTAGGAATCGTTTTCAATCATATTCGCAGCACCGGTTATCCGTTTAGCGGAGCGTCCGATCACATGGTGAGCGAAGCGCTTTACTTGAATGATATAGATGGAAACGGCATTGAGCTCTATTACGACCGTAGCCCTGATGTGTGGAAATGGCAACGTGACATGGTTGAAATGACCATCGATCCACTTGATATTCAGAGTCTTGTGGCAAGTGCAGAGCAGACACCATTCAATGGCATGCCTGAAGGAACCGTTATGGGTCACGTTCACCTCCGTGTCGCAGATCTCGATGAAGCAGAAACGTTTTATGTAAAAGGATTAGGATTCGATGTTGTGAATCGTTATGGAACACAAGCATTGTTCATATCTTCAAACGGCTACCATCATCATATTGCTCTTAATACATGGGGAAACCCTAGTTCGATTAAACGCACGGAACAAACACTTGGAATGAAAAGTTTTTCAATCGTTTATCCAAGTGAAGAAGCAAGACAAAAAGTTGTTGCACAATTAAAAGAAATCGGTGCAACCGTTTCAGTTCAAAGTGATTATGTAAGTGTGATAGATCCATCCGGTATTGAAGTTCAATTGTTTATCGCATAATTAAAGTCCCAAATAGAGAAACAAGTCGATACGATACGACAAAAAGCCAAACCTAAACGGAAAACTTCCGAATATGTTTGGCTTTTTGTCTATGATCAAATTTATCACAAAATCCATAAAAATCATCATACACACAAGTGTCTCATCTGGATGAAACAATTAATTCCATATTAAAAGTCAATGAATTACTTGAACAATCAAATTTGAGAGTTCCATAACCTAAACATTCATTTCAAACTTGCATAAATTAGAAAGATTTTATAATGAGGAGTGTAGTTAAATGGTTATGCCATTCGGAAGAGATGAAAGTCCACGTTCGCGACAACGTTTCCCAAGTTTCCCAAGACCCCGAAGATTCCCTAGGTATCCGTTTTATCCGTACTATCCGTTTTATCCGTATTATCCATTTTATCCTTATTATCCTTACTATCCTTATTACCCGGGATATGGAGGGTACGGTTATTAACAATTATTAAATGTTCATGAAATACACTTGATACTTTGGAAGAATTCTACTCTCTATGTCACAAAGTATGTACTCAAATAGGTAATTGAATGATTTACAGTGGGATTATTGTACAATTTAAAAGAGATGGTGATTCCATTGTGGAATTCACCATCTCTTTTACTCATTTCGCGTTTAATCTAAGCTTCTCTAACTCTTCTTCGATCAGATTTACATCAATTCGTTCAAATAAAGGACTTACTTGGAAAACTTGATAAGCTACTTTTTCAATTGGCTGCCATGAAAATGGAGCCAATTGTAACATTTCATTAACTTTTTCACTGGAAAACGGCAGAAATGGCGCTAACAGTTGGGTGCAGTTAGAAATGATATGCACACAAGTAAGCAGTACGTTTTGACAGGCTTCCCGTTTTTCATGAATGGTTTTCCACGGTTGCTGGGCGTCGAAGTATTTATTTCCAAAGCGGAT from Paenisporosarcina sp. FSL H8-0542 encodes:
- a CDS encoding MarR family transcriptional regulator, with the protein product MKNLVFHEMHQKARLSNKEVNEALKDFGLYSAQWSILFCLKRFGIMTQTEIWQYLNVEAPTVTRTLVKLEQRNFIIRKEGKDKRERIVELTEEAMYLIPKIEGKIAEVEGRLLQSLSDDEVNELTRLLKKLGKDYE
- a CDS encoding VOC family protein; the encoded protein is MTFHQHPTTYTKHVQLQVADLSRSTIFYENILGLRILVQTKSIVSFTTNGQDAILTIEQPIEVSNHPTNAAGLYHMALLLPSKKELGIVFNHIRSTGYPFSGASDHMVSEALYLNDIDGNGIELYYDRSPDVWKWQRDMVEMTIDPLDIQSLVASAEQTPFNGMPEGTVMGHVHLRVADLDEAETFYVKGLGFDVVNRYGTQALFISSNGYHHHIALNTWGNPSSIKRTEQTLGMKSFSIVYPSEEARQKVVAQLKEIGATVSVQSDYVSVIDPSGIEVQLFIA
- a CDS encoding GerAB/ArcD/ProY family transporter; translated protein: MDVTKKKVLNGYHVVFLVQNIMVGMGLLSLNNSLSPVGYGQWWLPVLFGLVANATLIPIIWLALQYKDDDLFDIHEKLFGKWIGKTLNSLLILYATVLFAAVIQNYLDLIQSTALPGRLMTGHLILFILLTVFIIKGGIKSLARFCILTFFLTGWMIYFLRWGIAEGEIRHLLPLFNFTASEFWDATKKGYNTLVGYELIMFYFPYIRKPEKAFKHASIGIWLTTSFYLAVTIVGVMYFSEWQLEHVLFPVLKLFQAVDLAFVERIDTFGITIWVFLILTTAGAYLWTAKKGMDSVRNKNSQYHIYVMAVMTYIIINLPISQLMRKALYEKIFYVSYGLILWPILLCLLHLVRRKKKEAKK
- a CDS encoding MFS transporter, which translates into the protein MNKQSNKSSIWTKSFINIAVSNFFIFVVFYALLTLMPMYALDLPGGTVSKAGLVTTIFLLSVILVRPFSGLILEKFGRKRMLGLSMLAFAVSTFSYVLTEDIKLLLILRFIHGVSFSIATTVTLSIAADIVPPERRGEGLGYFGMSMNLAVVVGPFIALTLQPLISYHSIFLIFGVIMIIGWLCGVFVKDTLQAIQPSAKRKLSWSDLFERKALAISSVGIFVSFAYASIMSFISLYAQSIGLIETASYFFLVFAAAMLISRPITGRLFDTMGPNIIIIPSILIFAAGLFVLSLASSAWMLLLAGALIGLGYGTLLPSFQTLAIQASPNRRSAYATATFFTLFDTGIAVGSFVLGIAVAYMGYANLYMALGGFVVLIVFYYKWIMKEK
- a CDS encoding PH domain-containing protein, which translates into the protein MFKKLAADALGLSDIGIVVPKADFDKTESDDFLMHESGEEIFFLIKTKADEYCFTNKALIHVDGANAISKKRTLKRFDYAYHPITNVTLETAGTIDLDVEIKFTIGSIPMTVDIHKRFLAEIKDLYKVLFAISIEVKENEKKYAIAENSLSYASQSMGRIGNDEVTPAQSFEEITRFAHDWMQENRSKYAKKDFTDTFELYINQ
- a CDS encoding class I tRNA ligase family protein; the encoded protein is MENGRIKQAIEVIFETIRFGNKYFDAQQPWKTIHEKREACQNVLLTCVHIISNCTQLLAPFLPFSSEKVNEMLQLAPFSWQPIEKVAYQVFQVSPLFERIDVNLIEEELEKLRLNAK
- a CDS encoding Ger(x)C family spore germination protein: MKNYLMLFVVSLLLLLSGCSTEQGSQPSLERLGMISVIAFDYIDEDKMKITVIMPQPATEAMKHTQAITVETDMLHKGLVEIASKADKAVTLEQLRVALFSEEFAEKGQMKEMVEFLYKDTEVRSNTFVAVVKDSAEELLRKDYPDKQNTSVYLNNLFQPRQYTYFSPFTTIHDFVYDETNPLLDSIAPYVEYKEGIIHIKGIAVFADGEMVTMFTQQEGKAIQILRGQKKLSVLTTTLDNDEKEKVALEFIKSKAKIKTNQNFNSPKVFITMEFEGNLSEYEGGKNLANDHELANLEKEVSKSIEKDVRILLEKCRQLSIEPTGLFETMRMRYKGDWPSDLTQQLMAKAEFEIKAETTILSAGALK
- a CDS encoding spore germination protein, yielding MKIWKRARQVVVESKNKLSSQPQPQPQSQSQSPTPTPTQPELKPVSLASIKDELKDIDDAVFKDYQTKEGLVTVVYLSTLIDPLILHKAIILPLVNDQGEVLKSFDAMEGWNKQKILMSIVNGNTVIYHHDKLQYLKAQTFSPPVRAISSSEMESSVIGPQDAFTESLNTNLSLIKRRIQQTGLKSKEYTIGTETNTKISVMYIEHLVNDENLQRIQDRIEKLDYTGFLDITMLKQLVEDNPFSPFPQYGATSRPDVAVGSLLDGRIVIAMENSQTVMVCPSSFIEMFNSSEDFYNRWTTATLLRILRFTGFFITIMLTPMYISALSYHPGILPFELLIMIQESRSRVPFPPVIEVLFIELVIEILREAGSRMPTKIGQTIGIVGGIVIGTAAVEAGLVSNTLIVLVAVSALLSFLMPNFLMSNASRFVRYIFILAAGLFGLLGQMLALAWLFNHLLNLTSLGTPYMTPVIPRSWSDLRDSIVRFPLAFLQKRTGMSRAKKVNKPTK
- a CDS encoding SOS response-associated peptidase — translated: MCGRYSLFAEFRIIEERFGEATFDEEDYEESYNIAPSQMVLSVINDGKKNRLGFLKWGLVPSWANDPKIAFKMINARAETVHEKPSFREAFKKRRCLIVADSFYEWKRTEERKIPMRIKMKNDDLFAMAGLWESWKDAKGNLVHTCTILTTEANELMSSFHDRMPVILKQEDEQKWLNPNLNHVDELRPFLIPLENGLLEAYEVSDKVNSPKNNAPELIEKVTG